The Hevea brasiliensis isolate MT/VB/25A 57/8 chromosome 9, ASM3005281v1, whole genome shotgun sequence nucleotide sequence TCGTTAAATATTTTGATAATTAGATTAATATGCTAATTTAATTTGTGTTGAGATTCTTAGAATAAAAACTTGATTTCTATTTAAACTCTGTGTTAAATAAGTGAAAGTGGGTAGACTAAGTGATAAGTTTGAGTTAGCTAGCATATAAAGTTATTCTTTTATAAGGTTATTAgcttcataaatacttaattgggGAAAAAAAATAGTTAAGTATTAGATGGTCATGAATGTAAtgttaaattttagtatgatggtTGAATGTGAATGGTTGagaatattatatatatacatatactaaTACTATGATTGAGATTATATGCTCAATATATTTCATTTGTTTTAAATTTAGAACAGTTTGAACAGTTAATCAAATATTTATTTTAAGAACTACGTGGGTTTGATTTCCCATTTAATAGGGGTACGTAGGCAACTTGAGGCAAATTGAATTTTACCTCAAGCCCAACCCGAActttttctaaataaaatttcaattgaatttttcatTATCTACTTTGAGTTTTGTTCTTCATTCTGTTGTTTTTTACTATTAAGAAATTTTGTTATATAAAATGATTTATTTAATCCTGCTTTACTTATTTTATTGCTAATTTTGGATTGTGAATATGTTTGAATTATGATACCTTAGCAATAACAGATTGATTCATAATAATATTAGAGGAGTGGGCATTAGTTGTTTAAGTAATTCAGCTAGATTATTGGTCAGCCTTTTCTTAAATTTCTGAGGGGTGTGACAGAGAGAAGAAATGTTGCATGCATTTAAACACACAAGAAAACTAAAAATAATCAACTACTTTAACCTGCCCATTCTCAAATCAACTTAATCATTCTCTGCAGATTCCTTAGATACCTAGATGTAATCTGCGTTGTGGCTTTCTTTTCCTAGAAAATAAACTGCATTTAAGACCAACTTGCTCTGCCTAAAGCATAACCCAAAAAAGCACAAAGTGAAATAAATAAACTAACTtagttaataattaaattaaggaaatttgcagCACGCTCTAACAAAAACGGAGAAAGGGAGGCAGGCAGTACCTGCGGTGGACACATCGCATTAGCTGCTACAAGATTGTCAATTTTGCGGACAGAATAGTTTGTAACTGATTCCTGGATGAATGAGCTATTGCTTCCAAGAAGTTTTCCAGCAATATCAACTTCTAACGGTTCCAAGTTGAAAAAGCCTTCAATTCCTTTTAAATTCACGCAACCTTTGACCTCCAGAGCTGATTCCCCATGAAAATTTGTTAGATTAATACTTTCCAATGACAAACAATCGTTAGCATACAAACCTTTTACACTTGACTGAAGTTGGGGTATAGATCGAAGCCCTTTGCATGAATTTAAATGAAGCTTTCCAAGATTAGGAAGGCTACTGATACTAGCTGGAAAGCTTGTGAAACCATTGCCACATAATTTCAGCACGTTCAAAGAAGACAAGCCTCGAAAAGCATGGGGAATTATACCATCTAATATGTTACAATATCTGATATCCAACTCTTTTAAAGAAAAAGGTTAAATGCTGATGATCTGAGGACAGTTTTCGGGTGAAAAGATAAGAGGACATTCACATAAAGACAAAATTTCAAGATTTTTCATATTTCTAATTGTTTCAGGTAGGATGTTTATTCCAGTTCCATCAAGATTAAGAACAACCAAGGATTTCAACTCCCCCAGGTCCTCAGGCAGTTCCTTGAGTTTTGAGCAGCCTGACATGTTTAACTCCTTCAGTGATCTTAGACCAAAAATTTTGGCAGGGAAATTCTTAAGATTCTTGCAATCTTGCAAATTCCAGAAAACAAGGGAATTAAAATGTCCAGTGGATTCTGGCAAATCATCAAGTTTTGAGCAGCCTGACATGTCTAGCTTCTCAAGTGAGTTTAGATCACCAATGCTCCCTGGAAGACTCTTAAGGTTCTCGCAATCATGCAAATTCAATGAAATGAGGCATGTTAGAAATCCAGTGGACTCGGGCAACTGCTCAAGTTTGGAGCAGCCTGACATGTTTAGCTCCTGAAGTGATTTTAGATTGCCAATGCTTCCTGGAAGGTTCTGAAGTTTCTCACAGTTTTGCAAATTCAACAGAATAAGGTGAGTTAGAAGTCCAATGGACTCGGGCATCTCTTCAAGTTTTGAGCAGCCCGACATATTTAGCTTCTCCAGCGTTCTTAGACCACCAACACTTCCTGGAAGATTCCCAAGGCTCTTGCAATCTTGAAAATTCAGGAAAACAAGATTAGTGAGAAGTCCAATGGTGTCACCAACCCTTTCCAATCTAATGCAATCTTTCAGCATCAATTTCTGAAGATTTTGGCAACCTTCAAAGTCTGGGATCTCAATAAGCTTGTGAGTGGTTAAGATTAAGCAATTTCAGCTTCTTTAGAGACTGCAACAGATGAAATAGTTAAAAATGTATCAGTTTCTGAAAACGACAAAATAAGTTATTCACACATAAATTAAATGATATCTTAATCTACCTTTCCTGCCTCCACAAAATGTTTCAGACTGCTATATCGCATATCAAGAATAATCAGATTTTCCAGACTGAGATCGAATGGTATAGATTCCAAAGGAAATTCACGCCAACACAACCATCTTAACTTGTTAGAAATATGCTTGTAGTCTCCTGCCAGGTGTATATAGTTGAGTTGAAGCAGTCTTAGCATTTTCATCTTTTTGAATGTTTTGGTACTCGATGAGTACTGTTTTAATCCTGGCATGTTCAGAACAAGGCCTTCAACTGCTCTTGTACCCTGTTAAAGAGGAGCAATTCATCACGTGTCTGGAGAAAGACAACATATAAACATGCATATTCAACGGGGGAACTGTGAACTTTTCCTACCTTTTTATTTGTTAAAACATCAATTACATCTTCATGATGCCATAATCTACTACGTTCTCCAGGATCTACAACATGCTCTTTCCGTACGATTTCTCTTCCCATGTCCCGAAGCAAATCATGCATCGACATCTTGTTATTAGAGCCAACTTTTACTAGACACCTCCTCATCAGAGAATTAATGCCGTTAACCGGAAAGAAGCCGCATTCTTCCAGTATGCTTATGACATAGTCCTTATCATACCCAGTGAAGAAACATGCAATATCAAGAAATATGAACTTTTCAAAATCACCAAGAgaatcataacttattttaaacttGCTGTGAATATCTTCATTGGCAATCACTTTCAGTTTTTCCAACCTGCTATTCCACACATCAACACTTTGGCCACTCAAAAAAGAACCCAGAACTTCAAGAGCTAGAGGAATTCCCCCGCAATAGTGAACCATTTTTTTAGCACAAGCCATGTAGGCTTCAGTGGGATGGTTTTTGCCAAAGGCATGTAAACTTAGGAGCTGAAGAGAATCATTGTCACCCATTTTGTTAACCTCATACTGCCAATACATCTCACATGGTTTTAGGAAATCCTTCATTCTAGTAGTTATAATCACTCTACTCCCAGGAGAAAACCAATCACATTTTcctagtattttatttatttgatcctGTTTATCAACATCATCCAATACAAGAAGAACCATTTTGTTATGTGGTTTTTGTATGATCAAATTCAGTCCTATTTCGGGATTATATATCTTTTCATGTTTTTTTTTAGAGGTCTCAGTCAGAAGTTGCCTTTGTAAGTAGGGTATACCCTTGAAATGGGCAGCTTCTCTAACATTTTCAAGGAAGCAGCTGCTTTCAAATGTCTGGAACAGACAATTATAAACCTCTTTTGCAATGGTTGACTTACCTATACCTCCCATCCCATATATCCCAACTATGCGTATGTCTTCTAACTCGTTAGCCATCAAAGAAATCATCCCTTCCGCTCGAGATTGTAAACCAATTGGGTGGATGGCAACATTGAGCATTGTTCGATTTAGTCTTCTTGAAATCTCTTCAACGATATGATCAATATTTTTTGCCTCATGCCTGCAAGTCAAAAAGTTGAAGTGGATATTATATAATACATAATAGTTAAACCAATAATAATGGTATCATCACACAAACAAGAGATCATAagtttgaaattttataaatctTATATTACCTTCAAAAACCTCCATACACACAAAATTTGGGGTTTTCGTTTTATTTTTAATTGGATTATTACAAAATGCAACACAGATGTATAGTAAGACGTTCTAAATCTATTCTTATCAAAGGActaaaaatgctaaaaaaataattaaagaaaatagTAACAGATCGAAGCATATATAGTTAGATCTATGACGGATGTACCCATCCAAGCGCTTTGGTAGATCAAGACCCTTCAAGGTGGAAACTTGTCGGAGAGCATCCTTCCACTTCTGTAGGACATCTTCCTTGAAATGCTTTTCATGCTCCACAAATGCTTCTTTATAGCTTCCTTGGATCTCTTCAACATGAGATGTATCTACATCATAAAAAATTGGCCAGACATCATCTGCTTTTTTATACTTTAGGATTTGGACAAGCTCTTCCAGACACCAAGTAGAAGAGGCATAGTCTTTTGAGAGAAGGACTAGTGAAAATTTCGACTGCTGGATACCATTTAGGCATGCTGCTCCAATTTTCTCTGTGTCTTCCATCTTTTCCTCCTCTACATAAGCGTTGATTCCACTCCGACGCAAAACAGCGTAGAGGTGGCCAGTGAAGCCTTTCATTACATCCTTCCCTCTGAAACTCAAGAACACATCGTAAGTACTGCAAAATGAAGTAACGAAAATGGAGGTTGAAGCCATGGAATATTGGAAGAGATTGATTAGCTTTGCTGTCTTTCACATTTGTCAATCTTAGAattatagaaattatacttaCAACTTCAAGTCAGGATTCTCTGGAGCGCATTAATGTCACATCACTCGATTGAATAATGTCAACTTACTACAGAGAATGCGGAATTTGTTGGAAATTAAACTTAATTCGGCCCAAGCCAAAGTCCATTAAATTTGAGCCCATTTTCTAGAAGCTGAGTGCAGATTTTTCTACCCAGACGTTTCATGCAAGCCATGCACCAAAAAGTCAAAGAAGATTGCATTATCGTTCAAACTATGTTTAGCTCCAGAAGTTGTCCCGAAGATTGGATAAATTACCACCACAAGTGCTGAGAAAAAAAATATACACGCTAGATGTTTCTCAACCGGCATACAAGCAACCATAAAATaggcctaaattaatttttctcgtGATTTGAGATTTACCTAGCTACCAGTCTTCAAGTACTATTAAACATGCAACTTTGATTGGCAGATTATAAATTGAACGCCCTTTCTAAATTAAAAAGGCACAAGAAAATGCCAAAAATGTTTCTTTCCAGTCAGACTGACATGTCAAGCAAAGCAGATCAAAGAAACGCCAACTTTATCTATTGAATTTGATTGTTTCTAAAATTACCAAGATTTTATACCTAATGTCTTGGCCTTTGAGCTATAATTTTTCCATATGCAAATtaatgattttatatatatatatatatatatatatatatatatatatatatataattaatttcaatttgtctctaaaattaatttcataatttaattaacaactattttaaatttatgacatGTTTAGGTTAACATTTGACAAACATGACAAACAGATAATAGTATTCAATACAACTAGTATCTTAATCTAGCAGTAAGGTATGGTTGCCAGAATTTAAATTTTACCTATGTTAATATTCCTCTCCTTCAATATTAGTATTGAATACAAAAGAACTGTATtcataatgaaattttaaattaaacgaTTTCAATCGCAgttgattttggattaaatcagcCATTTACAACGAGATCAATTTTTCTGATCTATCAAATATTAGGTTAAATTcactataaataattataaaatttaattttagattAACTTAGACCTTGGTTGTCAAATCTGACCCAGCCTTCAAATCGGTGAAAGGCAAAGATTCATAGGTTTAAGATTCAATTGGTGCAGTGTATATacgcacataaatatattatattatatatatgtatgttAAAAATATACTGACAATAGTAATATTTATTAAGTTTTATCAATATATTACAGAAATATCTCAAATTaagttttgatattttaattttttgttaaaaaatttaaaataataaaattttaatatttataataaaataaataattaaaaataatatttcaaatgaaaacaaatttattttttatgataataaaattataaaatctttgatgcaatttatatttaataaaattaaataattgtagTTGTTGAATTTATGCAATAGAATtcttattaaatcattttaatCCACCGCATTACGCTGTGCTAAATCCTCTTCCCTTCAGCAGGGAAAATTACAATAAATATTGACACGTATAGGTAAAGAAAGCTGTTTGCCGCCTTCTTTTTCAATTCTTAATTTCTAAAATCCTACACTCTACCTGGACGAAAGATGAATTACATTTTAATAATCCTATCATTGACTATCCACTAAATCAAAAAAAGTACCGACCTGTTGAGCTCCTCAGATCACCAATGCTTTCTTAGAAGGTTGTAAAGATTGCAATCTTGCACATTGAGAGAAAGAAGATGGATGAGATGAACCAATTTATCAAACTTCTAAATTTACGTATTTCTTTTCCCCTTTGTAAATTATAATATACTATATAATTAAAAGAggacagatttttattatttttaagaacagtcaaaatataattttatccttttttttttttttcttttctttgcaccGAAGGCAAAGCAGACAGAAAAAATCGCATTAACTAAacacatttttatatttatttgttttcgcctttttttttcttttcttttggctTTTGTTGTCTGCAAACTTACAGTAGGAGTAACCTTGCTATTTTACtggctttttttttcctttttatttttttatatttttccttttgcttttatttttttatgattttttaatattatttacaaCATCCATCCAGTACCTACTTCCCATGACTCTCCATATGTCACACTCCA carries:
- the LOC131182906 gene encoding disease resistance protein RPV1-like translates to MLKDCIRLERVGDTIGLLTNLVFLNFQDCKSLGNLPGSVGGLRTLEKLNMSGCSKLEEMPESIGLLTHLILLNLQNCEKLQNLPGSIGNLKSLQELNMSGCSKLEQLPESTGFLTCLISLNLHDCENLKSLPGSIGDLNSLEKLDMSGCSKLDDLPESTGHFNSLVFWNLQDCKNLKNFPAKIFGLRSLKELNMSGCSKLKELPEDLGELKSLVVLNLDGTGINILPETIRNMKNLEILSLCECPLIFSPENCPQIISI
- the LOC131183266 gene encoding disease resistance protein Roq1-like isoform X2 — its product is MKGFTGHLYAVLRRSGINAYVEEEKMEDTEKIGAACLNGIQQSKFSLVLLSKDYASSTWCLEELVQILKYKKADDVWPIFYDVDTSHVEEIQGSYKEAFVEHEKHFKEDVLQKWKDALRQVSTLKGLDLPKRLDGHEAKNIDHIVEEISRRLNRTMLNVAIHPIGLQSRAEGMISLMANELEDIRIVGIYGMGGIGKSTIAKEVYNCLFQTFESSCFLENVREAAHFKGIPYLQRQLLTETSKKKHEKIYNPEIGLNLIIQKPHNKMVLLVLDDVDKQDQINKILGKCDWFSPGSRVIITTRMKDFLKPCEMYWQYEVNKMGDNDSLQLLSLHAFGKNHPTEAYMACAKKMVHYCGGIPLALEVLGSFLSGQSVDVWNSRLEKLKVIANEDIHSKFKISYDSLGDFEKFIFLDIACFFTGYDKDYVISILEECGFFPVNGINSLMRRCLVKVGSNNKMSMHDLLRDMGREIVRKEHVVDPGERSRLWHHEDVIDVLTNKKGTRAVEGLVLNMPGLKQYSSSTKTFKKMKMLRLLQLNYIHLAGDYKHISNKLRWLCWREFPLESIPFDLSLENLIILDMRYSSLKHFVEAGKSLKKLKLLNLNHSQAY
- the LOC131183266 gene encoding TMV resistance protein N-like isoform X1, which translates into the protein MASTSIFVTSFCSTYDVFLSFRGKDVMKGFTGHLYAVLRRSGINAYVEEEKMEDTEKIGAACLNGIQQSKFSLVLLSKDYASSTWCLEELVQILKYKKADDVWPIFYDVDTSHVEEIQGSYKEAFVEHEKHFKEDVLQKWKDALRQVSTLKGLDLPKRLDGHEAKNIDHIVEEISRRLNRTMLNVAIHPIGLQSRAEGMISLMANELEDIRIVGIYGMGGIGKSTIAKEVYNCLFQTFESSCFLENVREAAHFKGIPYLQRQLLTETSKKKHEKIYNPEIGLNLIIQKPHNKMVLLVLDDVDKQDQINKILGKCDWFSPGSRVIITTRMKDFLKPCEMYWQYEVNKMGDNDSLQLLSLHAFGKNHPTEAYMACAKKMVHYCGGIPLALEVLGSFLSGQSVDVWNSRLEKLKVIANEDIHSKFKISYDSLGDFEKFIFLDIACFFTGYDKDYVISILEECGFFPVNGINSLMRRCLVKVGSNNKMSMHDLLRDMGREIVRKEHVVDPGERSRLWHHEDVIDVLTNKKGTRAVEGLVLNMPGLKQYSSSTKTFKKMKMLRLLQLNYIHLAGDYKHISNKLRWLCWREFPLESIPFDLSLENLIILDMRYSSLKHFVEAGKSLKKLKLLNLNHSQAY